A part of Lagopus muta isolate bLagMut1 chromosome 26, bLagMut1 primary, whole genome shotgun sequence genomic DNA contains:
- the LOC125684954 gene encoding excitatory amino acid transporter 5-like, whose amino-acid sequence MSGLATMEPRACGKMGVITITYYLWTTFMAVTMGIILVVSIHPGAAAQKEDFSAGKVVLSSADALLDLIRNMFPSNLVEASFQQYRTVIVPVVKSPRFPTIPGKSLSFIYFAPDEENPEIQRPVFLELTPSPEMTYRTLPGTSNEMNVLGIVIFSATIGLLLGKMGERGAPLVNVCQCLNEAVMKIVSMAVWYFPFGIVFLIAGKILEMEDPSVTGQKLGLYAVTVVSGLAIHGLVFLPLLFALITKKNPYAFIRGILQALLIALATSSSSATLPITLKCLLENNGIDRRVARFVLPVGATINMDGTALYEAVAAIFIAQVNEYDLDLGQIVTISITATAASIGAAGIPQSGLVTMVIVLTSVGLPTADITLIIAVDWALDRFRTMTNVLGDALAAGIIQHVCEKDFAPKPPKVRLVGYSGSTGHSEATQTQRTRLVKKLKQHLYLFSQQDTASDTDKFPSAEPPLLHPKDNVIHLLEDSLFEQMGGHYNICQV is encoded by the exons ATGTCTGGGCTGGCCACCATGGAGCCCAGGGCCTGTGGGAAGATGGGGGTGATCACCATCACCTATTACCTCTGGACCACTTTCATGGCGGTGACGATGGGGATCATCCTGGTAGTCAGCATCCACCCTGGCGCGGCCGCACAGAAGGAGGATTTCTCTGCAGGGAAGGTGGTGCTCAGCTCCGCTGATGCGCTGCTGGATTTGATCAG GAACAtgttcccttccaacttggtgGAAGCATCCTTCCAGCAG TATCGAACTGTTATTGTCCCAGTGGTGAAGTCTCCACGATTCCCAACAATCCCAGGGAAATCcctcagttttatttactttgcaCCGGATGAGGAAAACCCTGAAATCCAGCGACCCGTGTTTCTTGAGCTGACGCCATCTCCCGAAATGACGTACAGGACCCTGCCAGGGACCAGCAACGAGATGAACGTCCTCGGGATCGTCATCTTCTCTGCGACCATAG GGCTCCTCCTGGGAAAGATGGGTGAGCGAGGAGCGCCGCTGGTCAACGTGTGCCAGTGTCTGAATGAAGCTGTGATGAAAATCGTCTCCATGGCTGTCTG GTACTTCCCTTTCGGCATCGTGTTTCTCATTGCTGGGAAGATCCTGGAGATGGAAGACCCATCGGTTACAGGCCAGAAGCTGGGGCTGTATGCCGTCACCGTGGTGTCGGGGCTGGCCATCCATGGGCTTGTGTTCTTACCGCTGCTCTTTGCACTCATCACCAAGAAAAACCCCTATGCTTTCATTAGGGGGATACTGCAAGCTTTGCTGATTGCCTTAGCTACATCTTCCAG ctcagcgACCTTGCCCATCACCCTTAAGTGTCTTCTGGAAAACAACGGCATAGACCGGCGCGTGGCACGCTTTGTCCTTCCTGTCGGTGCCACCATCAACATGGACGGCACGGCGCTGTACGAGGCAGTCGCTGCCATCTTCATCGCCCAGGTCAACGAGTACGACTTGGATTTGGGGCAGATCGTGACGATAAG CATAACAGCAACTGCAGCCAGCATCGGGGCGGCCGGGATCCCACAGTCAGGACTCGTCACGATGGTCATCGTGCTGACCTCGGTGGGGCTGCCCACTGCCGACATCACGCTCATCATTGCAGTGGACTGGGCCCT GGACCGATTTCGGACCATGACCAATGTCCTCGGGGATGCGCTGGCTGCTGGCATCATACAACACGTCTGTGAGAAAGACTTTGCCCCAAAGCCCCCAAAGGTACGCCTGGTTGGTTACTCTGGGAGCACGGGGCACTCTGAGGCCACGCAGACACAAAGAACACGGCTGGTTAAGAAACTGAAACAGCACCTTTATCTTTTCTCACAGCAAGACACAGCGAGCGACACAGACAagtttccttctgcagagccCCCACTTCTGCATCCCAAAGACAACGTGATCCACCTGCTTGAGGACAGTCTGTTTGAGCAGATGGGAGGGCACTACAACATCTGCCAGGTGTAG
- the PRAM1 gene encoding PML-RARA-regulated adapter molecule 1 isoform X1: MVFRREESSQGSGRGWEMENPEGKEAAGRHLGAKLKDGRKPPPSAGGRARGPPSAFPATEPGRALTSGSKGEPPPASPLAGRVGVGRAPPPRSKAQSEGPGSRSMPVPQSPEWMARLKKGVAPRAASQPPAAKPGGRDAADDKGVGATSHPPPRIPAPHKWPLLNDAAAPVLPAAGAAAAGGIRGSGQTPRRKPLPHIAVLGARPAKPRRPPGVDLEKFHRAAAPGEPGHTAVGSRSAVLGYPAPFPPRDALSTAGGEEEIYDDVESVELLRRDRSFPPPPTFQPPAHLHPRGGGGAARAPSTVALLVAAQRGAQSSRKVKPMTLKECKKEEKADREFQKKFKFEGNIAVLTQMMVDPATTEKRGGGKNLPLRRGEILDVIQFTNKEQILCRNSQRRCKSAAAPRSALLPRDLSSPPGAAPLPSSPPGGAQPTHASPHSVADGYVPRAVMLHLDRDIYDDVDLYE, translated from the exons ATGGTGTTCAGGAGGGAGGAGAGCTCACAGGGCAGCGGCCGTGGATGGGAAATG GAAAACCCGGAGGGGAAAGAGGCGGCGGGGAGACACCTGGGAGCGAAGCTGAAGGACGGCAGGAAGCCTCCCCCCTCAGCGGGCGGACGGGCACGGGGTCCCCCCTCAGCTTTCCCAGCGACGGAGCCGGGCCGGGCGCTCACGTCGGGTTCCAAGGGGGAGCCGCCCCCCGCGTCCCCCCTCGCCGGGAGGGTGGGCGTCGGCAGAGCCCCTCCGCCGCGCAGCAAAGCTCAGAGTGAGGGGCCCGGCTCCCGTTCGATGCCCGTTCCCCAGAGCCCGGAGTGGATGGCGCGGCTGAAGAAGGGCGTCGCTCCGAGGGCCGCCTCCCAACCCCCCGCGGCCAAGCCGGGAGGACGGGACGCGGCGGACGATAAGGGGGTCGGAGCCACCTCCCATCCCCCCCCGAGGATTCCAGCCCCGCACAAATGGCCGCTGCTCAACGACGCGGCCGCTCCGGTGCTCCCCGCTGCAGGCGCGGCCGCCGCCGGTGGGATCCGGGGCTCGGGGCAAACTCCGCGCAGGAAGCCGCTGCCGCACATCGCGGTGCTGGGAGCGAGGCCGGCAAAACCTCGGCGGCCTCCGGGGGTGGATCTGGAGAAGTTCCATAGGGCTGCAGCCCCCGGGGAGCCCGGCCACACTGCTGTGGGGTCGaggagtgctgtgctgg GTTACCCAGCGCCGTTCCCACCGCGGgatgctctgagcacagcagg AGGTGAGGAGGAGATTTATGACGACGTCGAGAGCGTTGAGCTGCTCAGGAGAGACCGAAGCTTTCCGCCACCCCCCACGTTCCAGCCGCCAGCACATCTCCACCCCAGAGGAG GGGGAGGTGCTGCTCGCGCCCCCAGCACGGTTGCGCTGCTGGTTGCTGCACAAAG AGGAGCTCAGAGCTCCCGAAAGGTGAAGCCGATGACACTCAAGGAAtgcaagaaggaagagaaagcgGACAGGGAGTTTCAAAAGAAGTTCAAG TTCGAAGGGAACATCGCCGTCCTGACGCAGATGATGGTCGACCCTGCGACGACGGAGAAGAGGGGCGGGGGGAAGAACCTTCCGCTCCGACGGGGCGAGATCCTGGACGTCATTCAGTTCACCAACAAGGAGCAGATCCTTTGCAGGAACAGCCAGCGGAGGTGTAAGTCGGCCGCTGCCCCACGCTCAGCATTGCTCCCGAGGGATCTCAGCTcccctcctggagctgctccgCTCCCTTCCAGCCCCCCTGGGGGTGCGCAGCCCACACACGCTTCTCCCCACTCTGTTGCAGACGGTTACGTGCCCCGGGCTGTGATGCTGCACCT GGACAGAGACATCTACGACGACGTTGATCTGTACG AATGA
- the PRAM1 gene encoding PML-RARA-regulated adapter molecule 1 isoform X4, translated as MVFRREESSQGSGRGWEMENPEGKEAAGRHLGAKLKDGRKPPPSAGGRARGPPSAFPATEPGRALTSGSKGEPPPASPLAGRVGVGRAPPPRSKAQSEGPGSRSMPVPQSPEWMARLKKGVAPRAASQPPAAKPGGRDAADDKGVGATSHPPPRIPAPHKWPLLNDAAAPVLPAAGAAAAGGIRGSGQTPRRKPLPHIAVLGARPAKPRRPPGVDLEKFHRAAAPGEPGHTAVGSRSAVLGYPAPFPPRDALSTAGGEEEIYDDVESVELLRRDRSFPPPPTFQPPAHLHPRGGGGAARAPSTVALLVAAQRGAQSSRKVKPMTLKECKKEEKADREFQKKFKFEGNIAVLTQMMVDPATTEKRGGGKNLPLRRGEILDVIQFTNKEQILCRNSQRRYGYVPRAVMLHLDRDIYDDVDLYE; from the exons ATGGTGTTCAGGAGGGAGGAGAGCTCACAGGGCAGCGGCCGTGGATGGGAAATG GAAAACCCGGAGGGGAAAGAGGCGGCGGGGAGACACCTGGGAGCGAAGCTGAAGGACGGCAGGAAGCCTCCCCCCTCAGCGGGCGGACGGGCACGGGGTCCCCCCTCAGCTTTCCCAGCGACGGAGCCGGGCCGGGCGCTCACGTCGGGTTCCAAGGGGGAGCCGCCCCCCGCGTCCCCCCTCGCCGGGAGGGTGGGCGTCGGCAGAGCCCCTCCGCCGCGCAGCAAAGCTCAGAGTGAGGGGCCCGGCTCCCGTTCGATGCCCGTTCCCCAGAGCCCGGAGTGGATGGCGCGGCTGAAGAAGGGCGTCGCTCCGAGGGCCGCCTCCCAACCCCCCGCGGCCAAGCCGGGAGGACGGGACGCGGCGGACGATAAGGGGGTCGGAGCCACCTCCCATCCCCCCCCGAGGATTCCAGCCCCGCACAAATGGCCGCTGCTCAACGACGCGGCCGCTCCGGTGCTCCCCGCTGCAGGCGCGGCCGCCGCCGGTGGGATCCGGGGCTCGGGGCAAACTCCGCGCAGGAAGCCGCTGCCGCACATCGCGGTGCTGGGAGCGAGGCCGGCAAAACCTCGGCGGCCTCCGGGGGTGGATCTGGAGAAGTTCCATAGGGCTGCAGCCCCCGGGGAGCCCGGCCACACTGCTGTGGGGTCGaggagtgctgtgctgg GTTACCCAGCGCCGTTCCCACCGCGGgatgctctgagcacagcagg AGGTGAGGAGGAGATTTATGACGACGTCGAGAGCGTTGAGCTGCTCAGGAGAGACCGAAGCTTTCCGCCACCCCCCACGTTCCAGCCGCCAGCACATCTCCACCCCAGAGGAG GGGGAGGTGCTGCTCGCGCCCCCAGCACGGTTGCGCTGCTGGTTGCTGCACAAAG AGGAGCTCAGAGCTCCCGAAAGGTGAAGCCGATGACACTCAAGGAAtgcaagaaggaagagaaagcgGACAGGGAGTTTCAAAAGAAGTTCAAG TTCGAAGGGAACATCGCCGTCCTGACGCAGATGATGGTCGACCCTGCGACGACGGAGAAGAGGGGCGGGGGGAAGAACCTTCCGCTCCGACGGGGCGAGATCCTGGACGTCATTCAGTTCACCAACAAGGAGCAGATCCTTTGCAGGAACAGCCAGCGGAGGT ACGGTTACGTGCCCCGGGCTGTGATGCTGCACCT GGACAGAGACATCTACGACGACGTTGATCTGTACG AATGA
- the PRAM1 gene encoding PML-RARA-regulated adapter molecule 1 isoform X3 translates to MVFRREESSQGSGRGWEMENPEGKEAAGRHLGAKLKDGRKPPPSAGGRARGPPSAFPATEPGRALTSGSKGEPPPASPLAGRVGVGRAPPPRSKAQSEGPGSRSMPVPQSPEWMARLKKGVAPRAASQPPAAKPGGRDAADDKGVGATSHPPPRIPAPHKWPLLNDAAAPVLPAAGAAAAGGIRGSGQTPRRKPLPHIAVLGARPAKPRRPPGVDLEKFHRAAAPGEPGHTAVGSRSAVLGYPAPFPPRDALSTAGGEEEIYDDVESVELLRRDRSFPPPPTFQPPAHLHPRGGGGAARAPSTVALLVAAQRGAQSSRKVKPMTLKECKKEEKADREFQKKFKFEGNIAVLTQMMVDPATTEKRGGGKNLPLRRGEILDVIQFTNKEQILCRNSQRRYGYVPRAVMLHLDRDIYDDVDLYGRCE, encoded by the exons ATGGTGTTCAGGAGGGAGGAGAGCTCACAGGGCAGCGGCCGTGGATGGGAAATG GAAAACCCGGAGGGGAAAGAGGCGGCGGGGAGACACCTGGGAGCGAAGCTGAAGGACGGCAGGAAGCCTCCCCCCTCAGCGGGCGGACGGGCACGGGGTCCCCCCTCAGCTTTCCCAGCGACGGAGCCGGGCCGGGCGCTCACGTCGGGTTCCAAGGGGGAGCCGCCCCCCGCGTCCCCCCTCGCCGGGAGGGTGGGCGTCGGCAGAGCCCCTCCGCCGCGCAGCAAAGCTCAGAGTGAGGGGCCCGGCTCCCGTTCGATGCCCGTTCCCCAGAGCCCGGAGTGGATGGCGCGGCTGAAGAAGGGCGTCGCTCCGAGGGCCGCCTCCCAACCCCCCGCGGCCAAGCCGGGAGGACGGGACGCGGCGGACGATAAGGGGGTCGGAGCCACCTCCCATCCCCCCCCGAGGATTCCAGCCCCGCACAAATGGCCGCTGCTCAACGACGCGGCCGCTCCGGTGCTCCCCGCTGCAGGCGCGGCCGCCGCCGGTGGGATCCGGGGCTCGGGGCAAACTCCGCGCAGGAAGCCGCTGCCGCACATCGCGGTGCTGGGAGCGAGGCCGGCAAAACCTCGGCGGCCTCCGGGGGTGGATCTGGAGAAGTTCCATAGGGCTGCAGCCCCCGGGGAGCCCGGCCACACTGCTGTGGGGTCGaggagtgctgtgctgg GTTACCCAGCGCCGTTCCCACCGCGGgatgctctgagcacagcagg AGGTGAGGAGGAGATTTATGACGACGTCGAGAGCGTTGAGCTGCTCAGGAGAGACCGAAGCTTTCCGCCACCCCCCACGTTCCAGCCGCCAGCACATCTCCACCCCAGAGGAG GGGGAGGTGCTGCTCGCGCCCCCAGCACGGTTGCGCTGCTGGTTGCTGCACAAAG AGGAGCTCAGAGCTCCCGAAAGGTGAAGCCGATGACACTCAAGGAAtgcaagaaggaagagaaagcgGACAGGGAGTTTCAAAAGAAGTTCAAG TTCGAAGGGAACATCGCCGTCCTGACGCAGATGATGGTCGACCCTGCGACGACGGAGAAGAGGGGCGGGGGGAAGAACCTTCCGCTCCGACGGGGCGAGATCCTGGACGTCATTCAGTTCACCAACAAGGAGCAGATCCTTTGCAGGAACAGCCAGCGGAGGT ACGGTTACGTGCCCCGGGCTGTGATGCTGCACCT GGACAGAGACATCTACGACGACGTTGATCTGTACGGTAGGTGTGAGTAA
- the PRAM1 gene encoding PML-RARA-regulated adapter molecule 1 isoform X2: MVFRREESSQGSGRGWEMENPEGKEAAGRHLGAKLKDGRKPPPSAGGRARGPPSAFPATEPGRALTSGSKGEPPPASPLAGRVGVGRAPPPRSKAQSEGPGSRSMPVPQSPEWMARLKKGVAPRAASQPPAAKPGGRDAADDKGVGATSHPPPRIPAPHKWPLLNDAAAPVLPAAGAAAAGGIRGSGQTPRRKPLPHIAVLGARPAKPRRPPGVDLEKFHRAAAPGEPGHTAVGSRSAVLGYPAPFPPRDALSTAGGEEEIYDDVESVELLRRDRSFPPPPTFQPPAHLHPRGGGGAARAPSTVALLVAAQRGAQSSRKVKPMTLKECKKEEKADREFQKKFKFEGNIAVLTQMMVDPATTEKRGGGKNLPLRRGEILDVIQFTNKEQILCRNSQRRCKSAAAPRSALLPRDLSSPPGAAPLPSSPPGGAQPTHASPHSVADGYVPRAVMLHL; encoded by the exons ATGGTGTTCAGGAGGGAGGAGAGCTCACAGGGCAGCGGCCGTGGATGGGAAATG GAAAACCCGGAGGGGAAAGAGGCGGCGGGGAGACACCTGGGAGCGAAGCTGAAGGACGGCAGGAAGCCTCCCCCCTCAGCGGGCGGACGGGCACGGGGTCCCCCCTCAGCTTTCCCAGCGACGGAGCCGGGCCGGGCGCTCACGTCGGGTTCCAAGGGGGAGCCGCCCCCCGCGTCCCCCCTCGCCGGGAGGGTGGGCGTCGGCAGAGCCCCTCCGCCGCGCAGCAAAGCTCAGAGTGAGGGGCCCGGCTCCCGTTCGATGCCCGTTCCCCAGAGCCCGGAGTGGATGGCGCGGCTGAAGAAGGGCGTCGCTCCGAGGGCCGCCTCCCAACCCCCCGCGGCCAAGCCGGGAGGACGGGACGCGGCGGACGATAAGGGGGTCGGAGCCACCTCCCATCCCCCCCCGAGGATTCCAGCCCCGCACAAATGGCCGCTGCTCAACGACGCGGCCGCTCCGGTGCTCCCCGCTGCAGGCGCGGCCGCCGCCGGTGGGATCCGGGGCTCGGGGCAAACTCCGCGCAGGAAGCCGCTGCCGCACATCGCGGTGCTGGGAGCGAGGCCGGCAAAACCTCGGCGGCCTCCGGGGGTGGATCTGGAGAAGTTCCATAGGGCTGCAGCCCCCGGGGAGCCCGGCCACACTGCTGTGGGGTCGaggagtgctgtgctgg GTTACCCAGCGCCGTTCCCACCGCGGgatgctctgagcacagcagg AGGTGAGGAGGAGATTTATGACGACGTCGAGAGCGTTGAGCTGCTCAGGAGAGACCGAAGCTTTCCGCCACCCCCCACGTTCCAGCCGCCAGCACATCTCCACCCCAGAGGAG GGGGAGGTGCTGCTCGCGCCCCCAGCACGGTTGCGCTGCTGGTTGCTGCACAAAG AGGAGCTCAGAGCTCCCGAAAGGTGAAGCCGATGACACTCAAGGAAtgcaagaaggaagagaaagcgGACAGGGAGTTTCAAAAGAAGTTCAAG TTCGAAGGGAACATCGCCGTCCTGACGCAGATGATGGTCGACCCTGCGACGACGGAGAAGAGGGGCGGGGGGAAGAACCTTCCGCTCCGACGGGGCGAGATCCTGGACGTCATTCAGTTCACCAACAAGGAGCAGATCCTTTGCAGGAACAGCCAGCGGAGGTGTAAGTCGGCCGCTGCCCCACGCTCAGCATTGCTCCCGAGGGATCTCAGCTcccctcctggagctgctccgCTCCCTTCCAGCCCCCCTGGGGGTGCGCAGCCCACACACGCTTCTCCCCACTCTGTTGCAGACGGTTACGTGCCCCGGGCTGTGATGCTGCACCTGTAA
- the POLE4 gene encoding DNA polymerase epsilon subunit 4, with translation MAAAAAGAEAVEDAGGAVPCAGSGRAARLPLSRVKALVKADPDVGLASQEAVFVLARAAELFVETIAKDAFVYAQQGKRKTLQRKDLDNAIEAVDEFAFLEGTLD, from the exons atggcggcggcggcggcgggagcggaGGCGGTGGAAGATGCGGGCGGTGCGGTGCCGTGTGCGGGATCGGGCCGCGCTGCTCGGCTGCCGCTGTCCCGCGTGAAGGCGCTGGTGAAGGCCGACCCGGACGTCGGTCTGGCCAGCCAGGAAGCCGTGTTCGTGCTGGCGCGGGCCGCG GAGCTGTTCGTGGAAACCATCGCTAAGGACGCCTTTGTGTACGCCCAGCAGGGCAAGAGGAAAACCCTGCAGAGGAAGGACCTGG ATAATGCCATCGAGGCCGTGGATGAGTTTGCCTTTTTGGAAG gtACTTTGGACTGA